From a single Piliocolobus tephrosceles isolate RC106 chromosome 21, ASM277652v3, whole genome shotgun sequence genomic region:
- the ZNF175 gene encoding zinc finger protein 175 isoform X1: MPADVNLSQKPQVLGPEEQDGSFEGSLSFEDVTVDFSREEWQQLDPAQRRLYQDVTLELYSHLFSVGYHIPNPDVIFRMLKEKEPCVEEAELSHQRCQEGEFGLEIPQKEISKKASFQKDMVGEFTRDGSWCSILEELRLDTDRTKKDKQNQIQPMSHSAFFNKKTLNTESNCEYKDPGKMIHTRPHLASSQEQPQKCCLFTKSLKRNLEVSGQNENNDTKQLDDVVGSGQLFSHSSSHTCSKNIHTGETFCKGNQCRKVCGHKQSLMQHQIHTQKKPDGCSECGRDFTPKSHLFAQQRIPSVGNLHECGRCGKAFTPQLKLSVYLTDHTGDIPYICKECGKVFIQRSELVRHQKTHTRKKPYECHDCGKAFFQMLSLFRHQRTHSREKLYECSECGKGFSQNSTLIIHQKIHTGERQYACSECGKAFTQKSTLSLHQRIHSGQKSYVCIECGQAFIQKAHLIVHQRSHTGEKPYQCHNCGKSFISKSQLDIHHRIHTGEKPYECGDCGKTFTQKSHLNIHQKIHTGERHHVCGECGKAFNQKSILSMHQRIHTGEKPYKCSECGKAFTSKSQFKEHQRIHTGEKPYVCTECGKAFNGRSNFHKHQVTHTRERPFVCSKCGKAFVQKSELITHQRTHMGEKPYECLDCGKSFSKKPQLKVHQRIHTGERPYVCSECGKAFNNRSNFNKHQTTHTRDKSYKCSYSVKGFTKQ, from the exons ATGCCTGCTGATGTGAATTTATCCCAGAAGCCTCAGGTCCTGGGTCCAGAGGAGCAGGATGGTTCTTTCGAG GGATCACTGTCATTTGAGGACGTGACCGTGGACTTCAGCAGGGAGGAGTGGCAGCAACTGGACCCTGCCCAGAGACGCCTGTACCAGGACGTGACGTTGGAGCTCTATAGCCACCTCTTCTCAGTGG GTTATCACATTCCCAACCCAGACGTCATCTTCAGAATGCTAAAAGAAAAGGAGCCATGTGTGGAGGAGGCTGAACTCTCACATCAGAGGTGTCAAG aAGGGGAATTTGGGCTTGAAATCCCACAAAAGGagatttctaagaaagcttcatTTCAAAAGGATATGGTAGGTGAGTTCACAAGAGATGGTTCATGGTGTTCCATTCTGGAAGAACTGAGGCTGGATACAGACCGTACAAAGAAAGATAAGCAAAATCAAATTCAGCCCATGAGTCACAGTGCTTTCTTCAACAAGAAAACATTGAACACAGAAAGCAATTGTGAATATAAGGACCCTGGGAAAATGATTCACACGAGGCCCCACCTTGCTTCTTCACAGGAACAACCTCAGAAATGTTGCTTATTTACAAAAAGTTTGAAGCGGAACCTAGAAGTGAGTGGTCAGAACGAAAACAATGACACAAAACAGCTTGATGATGTTGTTGGGTCTGGTCAGCTATTCAGCCATAGCTCTTCCCACACTTGCAGCAAGAATATCCATACAGGAGAGACATTTTGCAAAGGTAATCAGTGTAGAAAAGTCTGTGGCCATAAACAGTCACTCATGCAACATCAAATTCATACTCAGAAGAAACCAGATGGATGTTCTGAATGTGGGAGGGACTTCACCCCAAAATCACACCTCTTTGCCCAACAGAGAATTCCTAGTGTAGGAAACCTCCATGAATGTGGCagatgtgggaaagccttcacgCCACAACTAAAACTCAGTGTATATCTGACAGATCATACAGGTGATATACCCTATATATGCAAGGAATGTGGGAAGGTCTTTATTCAGAGATCAGAATTGGTGAGGCACCAGAAAACACACACTAGAAAGAAGCCCTATGAATGCCATGACTGTGGAAAAGCCTTTTTCCAGATGTTATCTCTCTTTagacatcagagaactcacaGTAGAGAAAAACTCTATGAATGCAGTGAATGTGGCAAAGGCTTCTCCCAAAACTCAACCCTCATTATACATcagaaaattcatactggtgagAGACAGTATGCATGCAgcgaatgtgggaaagcctttaccCAGAAGTCAACACTCAGCTTGCACCAGAGAATCCACTCAGGGCAGAAGTCCTATGTGTGTATCGAATGCGGGCAGGCCTTCATCCAGAAGGCACACCTGATTGTCCATCAAAGAAGCCACACGGGAGAAAAACCTTACCAGTGCCACAACTGTGGGAAATCCTTCATTTCCAAGTCACAGCTTGATATACATCATCGAATTCATACAGGGGAGAAACCTTATGAATGCGGTGACTGTGGAAAAACCTTCACCCAAAAGTCACACCTGAATATACAccagaaaattcatactggagaaagaCACCATGTATGCggtgaatgtgggaaagccttcaacCAGAAATCAATACTCAGCATGCATCAGAGAATCCACACCGGAGAGAAGCCTTACaaatgcagtgaatgtgggaaagccttcactTCGAAGTCTCAATTCAAAGAGCATCAGCGAATTCACACGGGTGAGAAACCCTATGTGTGCACtgaatgtgggaaggccttcaaTGGCAGGTCGAATTTCCATAAACATCAGGTAACACACACTAGAGAGAGGCCTTTTGTCTGTTCCAAATGTGGGAAGGCTTTTGTCCAGAAATCAGAGTTGATTACCCATCAAAGAACTCACATGGGAGAGAAACCTTACGAATGCCTCGACTGTGGGAAATCGTTCAGTAAGAAACCACAACTCAAGGTGCATCAGCGAATTCACACAGGAGAAAGACCTTATGTGTGTTCTGAATGTGGAAAGGCCTTCAACAACAGGTCAAACTTCAATAAACACCAAACAACTCATACCAGAGACAAATCTTACAAATGCAGTTATTCTGTGAAAGGCTTTACCAAGCAATGA
- the ZNF175 gene encoding zinc finger protein 175 isoform X2 codes for MLKEKEPCVEEAELSHQRCQEGEFGLEIPQKEISKKASFQKDMVGEFTRDGSWCSILEELRLDTDRTKKDKQNQIQPMSHSAFFNKKTLNTESNCEYKDPGKMIHTRPHLASSQEQPQKCCLFTKSLKRNLEVSGQNENNDTKQLDDVVGSGQLFSHSSSHTCSKNIHTGETFCKGNQCRKVCGHKQSLMQHQIHTQKKPDGCSECGRDFTPKSHLFAQQRIPSVGNLHECGRCGKAFTPQLKLSVYLTDHTGDIPYICKECGKVFIQRSELVRHQKTHTRKKPYECHDCGKAFFQMLSLFRHQRTHSREKLYECSECGKGFSQNSTLIIHQKIHTGERQYACSECGKAFTQKSTLSLHQRIHSGQKSYVCIECGQAFIQKAHLIVHQRSHTGEKPYQCHNCGKSFISKSQLDIHHRIHTGEKPYECGDCGKTFTQKSHLNIHQKIHTGERHHVCGECGKAFNQKSILSMHQRIHTGEKPYKCSECGKAFTSKSQFKEHQRIHTGEKPYVCTECGKAFNGRSNFHKHQVTHTRERPFVCSKCGKAFVQKSELITHQRTHMGEKPYECLDCGKSFSKKPQLKVHQRIHTGERPYVCSECGKAFNNRSNFNKHQTTHTRDKSYKCSYSVKGFTKQ; via the exons ATGCTAAAAGAAAAGGAGCCATGTGTGGAGGAGGCTGAACTCTCACATCAGAGGTGTCAAG aAGGGGAATTTGGGCTTGAAATCCCACAAAAGGagatttctaagaaagcttcatTTCAAAAGGATATGGTAGGTGAGTTCACAAGAGATGGTTCATGGTGTTCCATTCTGGAAGAACTGAGGCTGGATACAGACCGTACAAAGAAAGATAAGCAAAATCAAATTCAGCCCATGAGTCACAGTGCTTTCTTCAACAAGAAAACATTGAACACAGAAAGCAATTGTGAATATAAGGACCCTGGGAAAATGATTCACACGAGGCCCCACCTTGCTTCTTCACAGGAACAACCTCAGAAATGTTGCTTATTTACAAAAAGTTTGAAGCGGAACCTAGAAGTGAGTGGTCAGAACGAAAACAATGACACAAAACAGCTTGATGATGTTGTTGGGTCTGGTCAGCTATTCAGCCATAGCTCTTCCCACACTTGCAGCAAGAATATCCATACAGGAGAGACATTTTGCAAAGGTAATCAGTGTAGAAAAGTCTGTGGCCATAAACAGTCACTCATGCAACATCAAATTCATACTCAGAAGAAACCAGATGGATGTTCTGAATGTGGGAGGGACTTCACCCCAAAATCACACCTCTTTGCCCAACAGAGAATTCCTAGTGTAGGAAACCTCCATGAATGTGGCagatgtgggaaagccttcacgCCACAACTAAAACTCAGTGTATATCTGACAGATCATACAGGTGATATACCCTATATATGCAAGGAATGTGGGAAGGTCTTTATTCAGAGATCAGAATTGGTGAGGCACCAGAAAACACACACTAGAAAGAAGCCCTATGAATGCCATGACTGTGGAAAAGCCTTTTTCCAGATGTTATCTCTCTTTagacatcagagaactcacaGTAGAGAAAAACTCTATGAATGCAGTGAATGTGGCAAAGGCTTCTCCCAAAACTCAACCCTCATTATACATcagaaaattcatactggtgagAGACAGTATGCATGCAgcgaatgtgggaaagcctttaccCAGAAGTCAACACTCAGCTTGCACCAGAGAATCCACTCAGGGCAGAAGTCCTATGTGTGTATCGAATGCGGGCAGGCCTTCATCCAGAAGGCACACCTGATTGTCCATCAAAGAAGCCACACGGGAGAAAAACCTTACCAGTGCCACAACTGTGGGAAATCCTTCATTTCCAAGTCACAGCTTGATATACATCATCGAATTCATACAGGGGAGAAACCTTATGAATGCGGTGACTGTGGAAAAACCTTCACCCAAAAGTCACACCTGAATATACAccagaaaattcatactggagaaagaCACCATGTATGCggtgaatgtgggaaagccttcaacCAGAAATCAATACTCAGCATGCATCAGAGAATCCACACCGGAGAGAAGCCTTACaaatgcagtgaatgtgggaaagccttcactTCGAAGTCTCAATTCAAAGAGCATCAGCGAATTCACACGGGTGAGAAACCCTATGTGTGCACtgaatgtgggaaggccttcaaTGGCAGGTCGAATTTCCATAAACATCAGGTAACACACACTAGAGAGAGGCCTTTTGTCTGTTCCAAATGTGGGAAGGCTTTTGTCCAGAAATCAGAGTTGATTACCCATCAAAGAACTCACATGGGAGAGAAACCTTACGAATGCCTCGACTGTGGGAAATCGTTCAGTAAGAAACCACAACTCAAGGTGCATCAGCGAATTCACACAGGAGAAAGACCTTATGTGTGTTCTGAATGTGGAAAGGCCTTCAACAACAGGTCAAACTTCAATAAACACCAAACAACTCATACCAGAGACAAATCTTACAAATGCAGTTATTCTGTGAAAGGCTTTACCAAGCAATGA